Genomic window (Campylobacter sp. RM16704):
TGGATCTAAAAGACCTTCAAAACCATCAATGTTTTCAATAAATTTCATTTAAATACACAAGTTCGACTAAATTTAGCAAATCTTTACTTTGAACCAAAGCTTCAAAAGTTTTTTCTCTTGGATGACCTATGGCTATTGCAAAACCTTTTTTTCTAGCCTCATTTATAGCTTGTTTTAGTTGATTTTTAATATAAGTTACATTATCTTCATTATCTAAAAATACATCTCTTGCTATATATGGTTGTTTAAATTTATTTGCTAAAATTTTAGCCTTAGAATTTCCTATAGTTCTTGAATCCACAAAGATAAATTTATTTTCTTTAAAAGCTACAAATAGCTTTTCCATAGCACTTTTATCTGCTGTAAATAAACTACCTGTGTGATTATTGATAAATTTAACATTAGGAAACTGTTCTTTTATATAAAAAATTCGTTGAGTTATTTTTTTTGTATTATCACTAGGATGTAAGGTATTTAATTCTACTTTATCGTAATTTATAGCAGCTAAAGGTAGATGAACCATAAAAAAATCAAAATCTTTAGCAAATTCAGCTGTGT
Coding sequences:
- a CDS encoding divergent polysaccharide deacetylase family protein, encoding MKTIDKKYKVLLALCLIVLGIFLFAFGALFLKKEESKILEHNQTTEKKEVLPLLEQNNDLNLNDINFSLKDEELDFLDKNISEILNLKNIKTDLNHTKEDNKTTILDFIELNTSKDQNITNIQKDNNKTKSIEKKLKPRLAIIIDDMASHTHVDMLKKTNLKLIPSFFPPDKNHPYTAEFAKDFDFFMVHLPLAAINYDKVELNTLHPSDNTKKITQRIFYIKEQFPNVKFINNHTGSLFTADKSAMEKLFVAFKENKFIFVDSRTIGNSKAKILANKFKQPYIARDVFLDNEDNVTYIKNQLKQAINEARKKGFAIAIGHPREKTFEALVQSKDLLNLVELVYLNEIY